The Henckelia pumila isolate YLH828 chromosome 2, ASM3356847v2, whole genome shotgun sequence genome includes a window with the following:
- the LOC140877319 gene encoding uncharacterized protein, whose product MTLKLRCVDVSCIPVKIEEYFIEFLNVENTSGLSLFNELCAALDSLGLDIDNIRGQGYDNGSNMRGKHQDVQKRLLDINLRAFYMSCGSHCLNLVIFDMANSCVKAKSFFGARQCIEALLKAVDVTDDARLSRDTRLLATHELSSFKFLLSLIILYDILYNINSEMMHIDVAVKQLKGLVSFLKITGKKDFHLL is encoded by the exons TGAGGAGTATTTTATAGAATTTTTGAATGTTGAAAACACGAGTGGATTGAGCCTTTTCAATGAATTGTGTGCTGCATTGGACTCTCTTGGACTTGATATTGATAATATTAGAGGACAAGGTTATGATAATGGCTCCAACATGAGAGGGAAACATCAAGATGTTCAAAAAAGATTGCTTGATATAAATCTGAGAGCGTTTTACATGTCATGTGGTAGTCATTGTCTTAATTTGGTGATTTTTGATATGGCAAACTCTTGTGTTAAGGCAAAATCCTTTTTTGGAGCACGTCAATGCAT AGAAGCTTTACTTAAGGCAGTAGATGTAACCGATGATGCAAGATTGTCGAGGGATACTAGATTGTTGGCAACACATGAACTTAGCagctttaaatttttattaagctTGATAATTTTGTATGATATTCTCTACAATATAAACTCG GAAATGATGCATATAGATGTTGCAGTGAAACAATTGAAAGGACTTGTTtcttttttgaaaattacaGGGAAGAAGGATTTTCATCTGCTATAA